One Candidatus Binatia bacterium genomic region harbors:
- a CDS encoding TauD/TfdA family dioxygenase has product MKATVMDGCGVEITDVDLRKMSDAVADDVRGLFASHGLAFFRDQSLSESDHIALAERFGPININRFFPAHPQFPEIAMVAKEPEQEGNIGGGWHTDHSYDFEPALGSILVARELPASGGDTWFSSMYKAHDALSEGLRETLSGLRAVHSARHIFGTQSPDSDVKGDTGISNAEAADALKDPRHPILIEHPLSGRKALYVNPGFTIGIDGWTRQESKPLLKYLYSVAMNEDFVTKFRWHPGSVAFWDNRATWHWAQNDYHGMRRIMHRITVEGCALQ; this is encoded by the coding sequence ATGAAGGCGACAGTTATGGATGGATGCGGGGTCGAGATCACGGATGTCGATTTGCGCAAAATGAGCGATGCCGTTGCCGATGATGTGCGGGGTCTTTTCGCAAGTCATGGGCTGGCGTTTTTTCGCGACCAATCGTTGAGCGAGAGCGACCATATAGCGCTGGCCGAGAGATTCGGCCCGATCAATATCAATCGATTCTTCCCGGCTCACCCGCAGTTCCCCGAAATCGCCATGGTGGCCAAGGAGCCCGAGCAGGAGGGCAATATTGGCGGGGGGTGGCATACCGATCACTCCTACGATTTTGAGCCGGCGCTCGGTTCGATTCTGGTCGCTCGAGAACTGCCGGCTTCTGGTGGCGACACTTGGTTTTCGAGCATGTACAAAGCTCATGATGCCTTGTCGGAAGGGCTGCGTGAGACTCTTTCAGGTTTGCGCGCCGTGCATTCGGCAAGACATATTTTCGGCACCCAAAGCCCGGATAGCGATGTGAAAGGCGATACGGGCATCAGCAATGCCGAGGCGGCAGATGCTTTGAAGGACCCTCGTCATCCGATCCTGATCGAGCACCCGCTCAGCGGTCGGAAAGCACTCTACGTGAACCCGGGCTTTACCATCGGGATCGATGGTTGGACGAGGCAGGAGTCCAAGCCTCTCCTGAAGTACCTCTACAGCGTGGCCATGAACGAGGACTTTGTAACGAAGTTTCGTTGGCACCCCGGCTCGGTCGCATTTTGGGATAATCGTGCAACGTGGCATTGGGCGCAGAACGATTATCACGGAATGCGACGAATCATGCACCGGATTACAGTTGAAGGCTGTGCCCTGCAGTAG
- a CDS encoding glutathione S-transferase family protein has translation MIKISGLRMSNYYSLTKAVLIEKGIDFEEVKQPPSQKSDYLTKSPMGKMPYIEVDGQYMSESLAITSFLERAYPTPALLPADPFAAGKVLELCCHCKLDVELVARRCLPELLFGKPVSDETKDQVRADLPKGMSAIRSLFQGAPYAAGSEISLADFYIFYCLGIASGLAKAVVGIDLLAKDPEIQKLLERLAEHPSIARVTSEAAPKPKG, from the coding sequence ATGATCAAGATTTCAGGATTGAGAATGAGCAATTACTACAGCCTCACCAAGGCCGTATTGATTGAAAAAGGCATCGACTTCGAGGAGGTGAAACAACCACCTTCGCAAAAGTCTGACTATCTGACGAAATCTCCGATGGGGAAAATGCCCTATATCGAAGTGGACGGCCAATATATGTCCGAGTCGCTCGCCATCACGAGTTTTCTGGAGCGTGCCTACCCGACACCCGCCCTGCTTCCCGCCGACCCTTTCGCCGCAGGTAAGGTTCTCGAACTTTGCTGCCACTGCAAGCTCGACGTGGAGTTGGTCGCGCGACGCTGCCTGCCCGAATTACTGTTCGGCAAACCGGTCAGCGACGAGACCAAGGATCAGGTTCGTGCCGACCTTCCCAAGGGAATGTCTGCCATCCGAAGCCTCTTTCAGGGTGCCCCTTACGCAGCGGGTAGCGAGATAAGCCTCGCCGATTTTTACATCTTCTACTGCTTGGGCATTGCGAGCGGGCTTGCCAAGGCTGTGGTCGGCATCGATTTACTGGCAAAGGATCCCGAGATCCAGAAACTCCTCGAGCGACTGGCCGAACACCCCAGCATCGCCCGGGTCACATCGGAAGCGGCGCCCAAGCCGAAGGGCTGA
- a CDS encoding PQQ-dependent dehydrogenase, methanol/ethanol family: MKPGKKTSIIFVVALLLGAGCYKASPSAPGAGRSKQAARTEIAQVDTSRIIKADSEPGNWMSHGRTYDEQRYSPLAQIDTENVADLGLAWSYDLGTDRGVEATSIMVDGILYATSSWSIVVALDARTGRELWRFDPKVDKQKSLHTCCDVVNRGVAVWEGKVYVGALDGRLIALDAATGNVLWETATVDPKLPYTITGAPRVIGGKVMIGNGGAEFGVRGFISAYDADTGKMLWRFHTVPGDPSLPFENKAMEMAAKTWNGEWWKLGGGGGTVWDSMAYDPELDLLYIGVGNGTPWNQQIRSPGGGDNLFLSSIVALRPDTGEYVWHYQTTPGETWDYTATQHIILADMELEGETRKVLMQAPKNGFFYVIDRTDGTLLSANNYIPITWATHVDMETGRPVEVPGARYKDGTVAMVFPSYLGGHNWHPMSYNPETGLVYIPVLDFPAAYASAPEFKYRPDGANLGTDGIIGGLPDAQAERNAMRPLIRGRLLAWDPKTQSEAWRVEHQGPWNGGTLTTAGDLVFQGTADAKFVAYRADNGKELWDFPTQTGIVAAPMTYELDGQQYVSVNVGWGGAFALVFGEFVQAESVPNVSRVLTFKLGAKGKLPPVAWKPRVEFSPPEETADPRTIAAGHRLYQDTCMGCHGLNAVSGLLVPDLRGSPYLHDQESWDTVVLEGIRASKGMPSAASVITPDESAAIRDYVIRQAWRGMEVQKQAKAAAAQP, from the coding sequence ATGAAACCGGGGAAAAAGACTTCCATTATTTTCGTTGTCGCATTGCTGCTCGGAGCAGGCTGCTACAAAGCATCCCCGAGCGCGCCTGGAGCCGGGCGGAGCAAGCAGGCCGCGCGGACCGAGATTGCGCAGGTCGATACGAGCAGAATCATCAAGGCCGACAGCGAGCCCGGTAACTGGATGTCCCATGGCCGTACCTATGACGAGCAGCGCTACAGCCCGCTGGCCCAGATCGACACGGAGAATGTTGCCGACTTGGGTCTCGCTTGGTCCTACGATCTCGGCACCGACCGTGGCGTGGAAGCCACCTCGATCATGGTTGACGGAATTCTTTATGCAACATCATCCTGGAGCATTGTCGTCGCATTGGATGCGCGCACCGGACGTGAACTATGGCGTTTTGATCCGAAAGTCGACAAGCAAAAATCGCTGCACACCTGTTGCGACGTGGTCAATCGGGGCGTGGCTGTCTGGGAGGGCAAGGTCTATGTCGGCGCGCTCGACGGACGCCTGATCGCGCTTGATGCGGCAACCGGCAACGTCCTGTGGGAGACGGCCACCGTCGACCCGAAGCTGCCCTACACGATCACCGGCGCCCCGCGCGTCATAGGCGGCAAGGTCATGATCGGCAATGGCGGCGCGGAATTCGGCGTACGCGGGTTTATCAGCGCCTACGATGCGGACACCGGCAAGATGCTGTGGCGGTTCCACACGGTTCCCGGCGACCCCTCGCTGCCCTTCGAGAACAAGGCCATGGAGATGGCCGCCAAGACCTGGAACGGCGAATGGTGGAAGCTCGGCGGAGGCGGCGGCACGGTCTGGGACTCGATGGCCTACGATCCCGAACTGGATCTGCTCTATATCGGCGTGGGCAACGGAACTCCCTGGAACCAGCAGATCCGTTCACCCGGCGGCGGCGACAACCTCTTTCTCTCGTCCATCGTGGCGCTGCGCCCCGACACGGGCGAATATGTCTGGCATTACCAGACGACTCCGGGCGAAACTTGGGATTATACCGCGACCCAGCACATCATTCTCGCCGATATGGAACTTGAGGGAGAAACCCGCAAGGTCCTGATGCAGGCCCCGAAAAATGGTTTCTTCTATGTGATTGATCGAACCGACGGCACCCTGTTGTCGGCGAACAACTATATTCCGATCACCTGGGCCACCCACGTCGACATGGAAACCGGACGCCCTGTCGAAGTCCCCGGTGCCCGATACAAGGATGGCACTGTTGCCATGGTCTTCCCATCCTACCTGGGCGGCCATAACTGGCACCCGATGTCCTACAATCCCGAGACGGGGTTGGTCTATATCCCCGTCCTCGACTTCCCCGCCGCCTATGCTTCTGCGCCCGAGTTCAAATACCGCCCCGACGGCGCCAATCTGGGTACCGACGGCATCATCGGTGGTCTGCCCGATGCACAAGCCGAGCGAAACGCGATGCGCCCACTGATCCGCGGTCGCCTGCTTGCCTGGGATCCCAAAACGCAATCGGAGGCCTGGCGCGTCGAGCATCAGGGGCCCTGGAACGGCGGCACGCTGACCACCGCAGGCGATCTCGTCTTTCAGGGAACCGCGGACGCGAAGTTCGTCGCCTACCGGGCCGACAACGGAAAAGAGCTCTGGGATTTCCCCACACAAACCGGGATTGTCGCGGCACCGATGACCTATGAACTCGACGGGCAACAATACGTGTCGGTCAACGTCGGCTGGGGCGGTGCGTTCGCCCTGGTCTTTGGCGAATTCGTACAAGCCGAAAGCGTACCCAACGTCAGTCGGGTCCTGACGTTCAAGCTGGGGGCCAAAGGAAAGCTGCCGCCCGTTGCGTGGAAACCAAGGGTCGAATTCAGCCCGCCGGAAGAGACCGCCGACCCGCGGACGATCGCTGCGGGCCACCGCCTCTATCAGGATACCTGCATGGGTTGTCATGGGTTGAATGCGGTCTCGGGCCTGCTGGTGCCCGACCTGCGTGGCTCGCCTTACCTGCACGATCAGGAAAGCTGGGATACCGTCGTCCTCGAAGGGATCCGTGCAAGCAAAGGCATGCCGTCTGCGGCATCCGTCATCACCCCGGACGAAAGTGCGGCGATTCGCGACTACGTCATCCGTCAGGCCTGGCGCGGGATGGAAGTCCAGAAGCAAGCGAAAGCTGCCGCCGCGCAGCCCTGA
- a CDS encoding nuclear transport factor 2 family protein, whose amino-acid sequence MTPDALEKLTQDFFAAITRRDWADALERVHPDGRARQNISGEEVDARTLLTSMRALVESLKSFGYENPRRILGEHAVVEQHDVRMTREDGREIVLDICILLHFDADGKITRIDEYLDSAQVAAFLS is encoded by the coding sequence ATGACACCCGATGCATTGGAAAAATTGACGCAAGATTTCTTCGCCGCGATCACCCGGCGCGACTGGGCCGATGCGCTGGAGCGCGTGCATCCCGATGGTCGAGCGAGGCAGAACATTTCCGGCGAGGAAGTCGATGCGCGGACCTTGCTGACCTCGATGCGCGCCCTTGTCGAATCGCTGAAGTCCTTCGGCTACGAAAACCCTCGCCGTATCCTTGGCGAGCATGCTGTCGTTGAGCAGCATGACGTGCGGATGACCCGAGAAGATGGGCGAGAGATCGTTCTCGACATCTGCATCCTTTTGCACTTCGACGCAGACGGCAAGATTACCCGCATCGATGAATACCTTGACTCCGCCCAGGTAGCGGCATTCCTGAGCTGA
- a CDS encoding acyl-CoA thioesterase II — translation MEQDAVDELVGLLDLENIELNIFRGLSPDIDLQRVFGGQVAGQALVAASRTVEAERQIHSLHAYFLRPGDPTTPIVYEVDRQRDGRSFTTRRVVAIQHGRPIFNLSASFHIPESGYDHQFEMPEGIPEPESLDDFRTRWAPYREKMGAWYDRPRAIDTRYLDWKPGDRARPLPPRHRVWVRANGVLPEEPVLHACILTYLSDMTLLDTTLLPHASTFQNPEVQMASLDHAMWFHRPFRADEWLLYDQDTPTASQGRGLARGSIFTKDGALAVSVVQEGLIRKATAQ, via the coding sequence ATGGAGCAAGATGCCGTAGACGAATTGGTTGGCCTGCTCGACCTCGAAAATATCGAATTGAATATCTTTCGCGGCCTGAGTCCCGATATCGACCTGCAACGAGTATTCGGCGGGCAGGTTGCCGGCCAAGCCCTTGTCGCAGCCTCGCGAACCGTCGAGGCCGAGCGACAGATTCACTCCCTCCACGCCTACTTCCTGCGCCCCGGCGACCCGACCACGCCCATTGTCTACGAGGTCGATCGCCAGCGTGACGGCCGCTCCTTCACCACCCGGCGTGTCGTCGCGATCCAACACGGACGACCAATATTCAACCTCTCCGCCTCGTTTCATATTCCCGAGTCCGGCTACGATCATCAATTCGAGATGCCCGAGGGAATCCCCGAACCCGAATCGCTGGACGACTTCCGGACCCGCTGGGCGCCCTACCGCGAAAAAATGGGCGCCTGGTACGACCGACCGCGCGCCATCGACACGCGATACCTGGACTGGAAGCCTGGCGACCGCGCCCGCCCCCTGCCCCCGCGCCACCGGGTATGGGTGCGCGCCAATGGGGTTTTACCGGAAGAGCCGGTCCTGCACGCCTGTATCCTGACCTACCTCTCCGACATGACGCTCCTCGATACGACCCTTTTGCCTCATGCCAGCACCTTCCAGAATCCCGAGGTGCAGATGGCCAGTCTCGACCACGCCATGTGGTTTCACAGACCTTTCCGCGCAGACGAGTGGCTGCTCTACGACCAGGACACGCCGACAGCTTCGCAAGGCCGGGGACTGGCCCGTGGTTCGATCTTCACGAAAGACGGCGCCCTCGCCGTTTCGGTCGTGCAGGAGGGTTTGATTCGGAAGGCTACTGCGCAATGA
- a CDS encoding queuosine precursor transporter: MALHPIEASPLHARRERVFLVLAGIFLGTLAMLNILGILRFIKLGEMETMAFGTLTFAVAVGVLPYPVTFLCTDLICELYGQARANAVVWTGVLLNAWVVFILWLGGILPGFETIDPANSLPVADAAGRVPVFFEVRKFAFGAVAASMIAYLTAQFTDVYMFHFWKRVTKGKHLWLRNNGSTMVSQLVDSSAVILITWSLGGLDAILTDKAPLAVQLGTLIFTGYMFKFSFALIDTLPFYWLTARLSRYLEIDPRADHAD; this comes from the coding sequence ATGGCGTTGCATCCGATCGAGGCGTCTCCGCTGCACGCCCGCCGCGAACGAGTGTTCCTCGTCCTCGCCGGGATCTTTTTGGGTACGCTGGCGATGTTGAACATCTTGGGCATCCTGCGGTTTATAAAATTGGGCGAGATGGAAACAATGGCCTTCGGAACGCTGACCTTCGCTGTGGCCGTCGGTGTCCTGCCCTATCCAGTCACTTTCCTTTGCACGGACCTGATCTGCGAGCTTTATGGTCAGGCACGGGCGAATGCGGTCGTATGGACTGGCGTCCTGTTGAACGCCTGGGTGGTTTTCATCCTGTGGCTGGGAGGAATCCTGCCCGGTTTCGAGACCATCGATCCCGCCAATAGTCTTCCGGTAGCGGATGCAGCTGGCCGAGTGCCCGTGTTCTTTGAAGTCCGGAAGTTTGCGTTCGGAGCCGTAGCCGCATCGATGATTGCCTATCTCACAGCGCAATTCACCGATGTCTATATGTTTCATTTTTGGAAGAGGGTGACCAAGGGCAAGCATCTCTGGTTGCGCAACAATGGATCCACGATGGTCAGCCAATTGGTCGATAGCTCGGCTGTGATTTTGATCACATGGTCGCTCGGTGGCCTCGACGCCATTCTGACAGACAAGGCCCCGCTCGCGGTGCAGCTCGGGACCCTGATCTTCACGGGATATATGTTTAAATTCAGCTTTGCGCTGATCGATACGCTGCCTTTCTACTGGCTGACGGCCCGATTGAGTCGCTACCTCGAAATCGACCCGCGAGCAGATCACGCCGACTAG
- a CDS encoding arabinan endo-1,5-alpha-L-arabinosidase, with protein sequence MKRPAVLILLVLLSGAGCSTDSDPAVEPPCTGNLVNRDSDVWHIHDPAIAKENGSYYIYSSSPLGSFYRSDDMRTWTESGRLFDALPEWAYEELVTPDHIGAPDIAWYDGQWVLYYQSHIGGTCNAGTGVATNKTLDPEDPNYEWVDHGLLLRSTPLFEGIDIICGQDEAYYNAIDAHLFIDVDGKPWMVFGSTIGGLLLAEIDPKTFAPTQHPRDFVTLAARDLLQPDPIIEGPYIIHRNGWYYLFLSHNRCCQGENTKYKILVGRSRDLKGPYVDRDGVSLMEDGGTVLIEREGTMIGTGHADVYSEGGYDYLVHHAYDRERDYESILNIRRMDWDEEGWPSACKADES encoded by the coding sequence ATGAAGAGACCTGCCGTTCTGATTTTGCTCGTCTTGCTTTCGGGCGCTGGCTGCTCCACCGACAGCGATCCTGCAGTCGAGCCGCCCTGCACGGGGAACCTGGTCAACCGTGATAGCGATGTCTGGCATATCCACGACCCGGCGATCGCAAAGGAAAACGGATCTTATTATATTTATTCCTCCAGCCCTCTGGGTTCGTTTTACCGCTCTGATGATATGCGGACATGGACGGAGTCCGGTCGGCTTTTCGATGCCTTGCCTGAATGGGCTTACGAGGAGTTGGTGACGCCCGATCATATCGGTGCGCCGGATATTGCCTGGTATGACGGGCAGTGGGTGCTCTACTACCAGAGTCATATCGGTGGCACTTGCAACGCAGGGACGGGGGTGGCGACCAACAAGACCCTGGATCCCGAGGACCCGAACTACGAGTGGGTCGACCACGGTTTACTCCTTCGATCGACCCCTCTTTTTGAGGGGATCGACATCATCTGTGGTCAGGATGAAGCCTACTACAACGCCATTGACGCCCATCTGTTCATCGATGTGGACGGCAAGCCGTGGATGGTCTTCGGGTCCACCATTGGCGGTTTGCTCCTTGCCGAGATCGATCCAAAGACCTTTGCTCCGACGCAGCATCCTCGAGATTTTGTGACCTTGGCCGCCCGCGATCTTTTGCAACCCGATCCGATTATCGAGGGGCCCTACATCATCCATCGCAATGGATGGTACTATCTCTTTCTATCGCACAATCGCTGCTGTCAGGGTGAGAATACGAAGTACAAGATCCTGGTTGGCCGCTCACGCGATTTGAAGGGACCTTATGTTGATCGAGATGGCGTCTCCCTGATGGAGGATGGCGGTACCGTTCTGATCGAGAGAGAAGGGACGATGATCGGGACGGGTCATGCGGACGTCTATTCCGAGGGCGGTTACGATTACCTCGTCCATCACGCCTATGATCGCGAGCGAGACTATGAGTCGATTTTGAATATCCGGCGCATGGACTGGGATGAGGAAGGTTGGCCGTCGGCCTGCAAGGCCGACGAATCCTAG
- a CDS encoding nitronate monooxygenase, with translation MKIENRVTEMTGTDYPIIQAPMGWIARAQLASAVSNAGGMGIIETSSGEFDKIQVEVAKMRDLTDKPFGMNVALSYVKGHNFIDFVIEQGIKFVTTSSGSPNVCTAVFQEAGIKVFHVVPTLAMAQKAIDVGVDGLIVEGGEGGGFKNPSPVSTMVLLPLIRSKFDGPIIAAGGISDGISMAGAFAMGAEGVQMGTRMLSCSDSPVHENWKQAVLGAKETDTVFLNQESRPALRALRTERTAALAPMGSINVMEHMASLQDLYFGGDMEAAIPLSGQVCGRIDAILSAEEVVQGTMEEFHRTMKNLARAYA, from the coding sequence ATGAAAATTGAGAATCGTGTCACCGAGATGACGGGTACGGACTATCCGATTATTCAAGCGCCCATGGGATGGATTGCTCGTGCGCAACTTGCATCTGCGGTCAGCAATGCGGGGGGGATGGGGATTATCGAGACCTCCTCGGGCGAGTTCGACAAGATTCAGGTCGAGGTTGCGAAGATGCGCGACCTGACCGACAAGCCTTTTGGAATGAACGTCGCCCTTTCCTACGTGAAAGGTCATAATTTCATAGATTTCGTGATCGAGCAGGGGATCAAATTTGTCACGACCTCCTCTGGTAGCCCCAATGTTTGCACGGCTGTCTTTCAGGAGGCCGGGATCAAGGTTTTTCACGTTGTTCCTACCTTGGCGATGGCCCAAAAGGCGATCGATGTGGGCGTCGATGGTCTGATTGTGGAAGGTGGCGAAGGCGGCGGCTTCAAGAACCCGAGTCCTGTTTCGACGATGGTTCTGCTGCCGCTGATCCGATCGAAATTCGACGGTCCGATCATCGCGGCTGGCGGGATCTCCGACGGCATTTCCATGGCAGGCGCTTTCGCCATGGGAGCCGAGGGCGTCCAGATGGGAACGCGAATGCTTTCGTGTTCGGATTCGCCCGTTCACGAGAACTGGAAGCAGGCCGTGTTGGGCGCGAAAGAGACGGATACGGTTTTTCTCAATCAGGAATCACGCCCGGCCCTGCGCGCGTTGCGCACCGAGAGGACTGCGGCCTTGGCCCCGATGGGCTCCATTAACGTCATGGAGCATATGGCCTCGCTGCAGGACCTCTATTTCGGCGGCGATATGGAGGCGGCTATTCCGCTATCCGGTCAGGTCTGCGGTCGCATCGATGCCATTCTTTCGGCCGAGGAAGTCGTTCAGGGGACGATGGAAGAATTTCATCGCACGATGAAAAACTTGGCCCGGGCCTACGCCTGA